Proteins encoded by one window of Antechinus flavipes isolate AdamAnt ecotype Samford, QLD, Australia chromosome 4, AdamAnt_v2, whole genome shotgun sequence:
- the S1PR1 gene encoding sphingosine 1-phosphate receptor 1, which produces MGSTSVPSVKAFPSSVSDYVNYDIIVKHYNYTGKLNPSAEGGLKVTSALFILICCFIILENIFVLLTIWKTKKFHRPMYYFIGNLALSDLLAGVAYTANLLLSGATTYKLTPAQWFLREGSMFVALSASVFSLLAIAIERYITMLKMKLHNGSNSFRSFLLISACWVISLILGGLPIMGWNCIGSLHSCSTVLPLYHKHYILFCTTVFTLLLLSIVILYCRIYSLVRTRSRRLTFRKNISKASRSSEKSLALLKTVIIVLSAFIACWAPLFILLLLDVGCKVNTCKILYKAEYFLVLAVLNSATNPIIYTLTNKEMRRAFVRIMSCCKCPSGDSGTKFKRPIIGGMEFSRSKSDNSSHPQKDDGDNPETIMSSGNVNSSS; this is translated from the coding sequence ATGGGCTCCACCAGTGTGCCGTCGGTCAAGGCCTTTCCCAGCTCGGTCTCCGACTATGTCAACTATGACATCATCGTCAAGCATTACAACTACACGGGCAAGCTGAACCCCAGCGCGGAGGGAGGCCTCAAAGTGACCTCGGCGTTATTCATCCTTATCTGCTGCTTCATTATCCTGGAGAACATTTTCGTCCTCCTAACTATCTGGAAAACCAAGAAGTTTCACCGGCCCATGTACTATTTCATTGGCAATTTGGCCCTGTCGGACCTGTTGGCCGGGGTGGCGTACACAGCCAACCTCCTTCTCTCCGGGGCCACCACTTACAAACTCACCCCAGCGCAATGGTTCCTGCGGGAGGGCAGCATGTTCGTGGCCCTGTCGGCCTCGGTGTTCAGCTTGCTGGCCATTGCCATCGAGCgctacatcaccatgctaaagatGAAGCTGCACAACGGGAGCAACAGTTTCCGTTCCTTCCTGCTCATCAGCGCTTGCTGGGTCATCTCTCTGATTCTGGGGGGCCTGCCCATCATGGGCTGGAACTGCATTGGCTCCTTGCACAGCTGCTCCACCGTGCTGCCCCTCTATCACAAGCACTATATTCTCTTCTGCACCACCGTTTTCACCCTACTCCTGCTCTCCATCGTCATCCTCTACTGCCGGATCTATTCTCTGGTCAGGACTCGGAGCCGCCGGCTGACCTTCCGCAAGAACATTTCTAAGGCGAGCAGGAGCTCCGAGAAGTCCCTGGCGCTCCTTAAGACGGTCATCATTGTCCTGAGTGCTTTCATTGCCTGTTGGGCTCCGCTTTTCATCTTGCTTCTTCTGGACGTAGGCTGCAAGGTGAACACGTGTAAAATCCTCTACAAGGCGGAGTATTTCTTGGTGTTGGCGGTGCTGAACTCGGCCACCAACCCCATCATTTACACGCTCACCAATAAGGAGATGCGGAGGGCCTTCGTCCGCATCATGTCTTGCTGCAAGTGCCCAAGCGGAGACTCGGGGACCAAGTTCAAGCGGCCCATCATTGGCGGCATGGAGTTCAGCCGGAGCAAATCCGACAATTCTTCCCATCCGCAGAAGGACGACGGTGACAACCCGGAGACTATCATGTCCTCTGGGAACGTGAATTCCTCCTCCTAA